In Castanea sativa cultivar Marrone di Chiusa Pesio chromosome 6, ASM4071231v1, a single window of DNA contains:
- the LOC142639286 gene encoding nuclear pore complex protein NUP133, with amino-acid sequence MFSPGTKRGNLSSKRERNVVQKTLLPKIESPITPHRRPLIDNSVPDRPSTGTPAPWAPRLSVFARIPAVNRSDNADAIKPVYVGEFPQVVRDEQASWLQLRVPDDACISGGMEKGTSLAWIICGNRLFIWSYLSPAASTKCIVLELPSDVTENGNIGSNDRNSWLLCVVNWDSTSRRTKKVLKHCNSAGIVLCNQKTRVIIYWPDIYSEGRTDPITSFASSDELEVTSSLVDGKTTPNRHKQPIRLGSSLTGSSTLNSLIASAVPNSQHICVAFACGSNGELWQFYCSPSGIHRKKVYDDILNLSSQGGDSGQLIESKGYPRSLTWRFSHVSPEESNRQFYLLTDHEIHCFSVNLNPEIHISKLWSHEIIGTDGDLGIKKDLAGQKRIWPLDVQVDDHGKVITILVATFCKDRASGSSYTQYSLLTMQYKSGMSIEPTHERVLEKKAPIQVIIPKARVEDEDFLFSMRLRVGGKPSGSAIILSGDGTATVSHYYRNATKLYQFDLPYDAGKVLDASVLPSSDDVEEGAWVVLTEKAGIWAIPEKAVVLGGVEPPERSLSRKGSSNEGSTQEERRNLTFAADIAPRRASSEAWDAGERQTGGFTGIARRTGQDEESEALLSHLFHDFLSSGQVDSLLEKLKISGAFERDGETNVFARMSKSIVDTLAKHWTTTRGAEILAMAVVSTQLMDKQQKHTKFLQFLALSKCHEELCSRQRYSLQIILEHGEKLAGMIRLRELQNVISQNRSIGVGSSHSSAEIQMAGALWDLIQLVGERARRNTVLLMDRDNAEVFYSKVSDLEDIFYCLDRHLDYVISIEQPLGIQIQRACELSNACVTIIHEAMHYRNDNHLWYPPPEHLTPWYCQPVVRNGLWSIASYILQLFNEASGIDMSAKSDLYTHLEVLTEVLLEAYAGAVTAKVDRGEGHKGLLDEYWNRRDTLLDSLYKQVVDYVEGRHQDLNEDEKKEEILRKLSSRLLSIAKRHECYRAMWRICCDLNDSVLLRNLMHESMGPNGGFSYFVFKQLYEQRQFSKLLRLGEEFPEELSIFLRQHEELLWLHEVFLNQFLSASEILHMLALSHDESSISAAEVGADPESMNLEPTLADRKRFLNLSKIAARAAPGKDADSETKLKRIEADLKILKLQEEIIQLLPPDKEKQYVERCLLHPEELIKLCLKGQNATLSLCAFDVFAWTSSSFRKTHRNLLEECWKNAADQDDWNELFQESTAQGWSDEETLQNLRETVLFQASSRCYGPNAETFGEGFDEVLPLRLENVEPPVFRDSVSSVESILMQHKDFPEAGKLMLTSIMLGSVHDDTRLEEGLSPME; translated from the exons atgttCTCTCCGGGAACAAAGAGAGGCAATTTGAGCTCGAAAAGAGAGCGAAATGTAGTGCAGAAGACTCTGCTCCCTAAAATCGAATCTCCGATCACTCCTCACCGCCGACCCCTTATCGACAATTCCGTTCCGGATCGCCCCTCCACCGGCACCCCTGCTCCTTGGGCTCCTCGCCTTTCCGTCTTCGCCAG AATTCCAGCAGTGAACAGAAGTGATAATGCAGATGCTATCAAGCCTGTATATGTTGGAGAGTTCCCTCAAGTGGTTCGTGATGAACAGGCCAGTTGGCTGCAACTGCGTGTTCCTG ATGATGCATGTATATCTGGTGGAATGGAAAAGGGAACATCTCTTGCTTGGATAATCTGTGGAAATAGACTTTTCATTTGGAGTTACTTATCACCTGCAGCTTCAACAAAATGCATTGTTCTTGAACTTCCTTCAGATGTTACAGAAAATGGAAACATTGGCAGTAATGACCGGAACAGTTGGTTGCTTTGTGTAGTCAATTGGGATAGCACATCTAGGAGAACAAAGAAAGTTTTGAAACATTGCAACTCTGCTGGTATTGTTTTGTGTAACCAAAAAACTCGAGTGATTATATACTGGCCTGACATCTATTCTGAAGGGAGAACTGATCCTATTACCAGTTTTGCATCTTCTGATGAATTGGAAGTGACTTCTTCACTTGTTGATGGAAAGACCACCCCAAACAGGCACAAACAACCTATTAGGCTTGGAAGTAGTTTGACTGGATCAAGTACACTGAACTCTTTGATTGCTTCTGCAGTCCCTAATTCCCAGCACATCTGTGTTGCCTTTGCATGTGGTTCAAATGGTGAGCTTTGGCAGTTTTACTGCAGTCCCAGTGGCATTCACCGTAAGAAAGTATATGATGATATACTGAACTTATCCTCTCAAGGGGGTGATAGTGGTCAACTTATAGAGAGCAAGGGGTATCCAAGGTCACTAACTTGGCGTTTTTCACATGTTTCTCCCGAGGAATCTAATAGACAGTTTTATCTGTTGACTGATCATGAGATACACTGTTTCAGTGTTAATCTGAATCCTGAAATACACATTTCAAAGCTCTGGTCCCATGAAATTATTGGCACAGATGGTGATTTGGGGATTAAGAAGGATCTAGCTGGTCAGAAGCGAATATGGCCTCTTGATGTGCAGGTAGATGATCACGGAAAAGTGATTACCATTCTGGTTGCCACCTTCTGTAAGGACCGGGCTAGTGGTTCAAGCTACACACAGTATTCTCTTCTCACCATGCAGTATAAATCTGGGATGAGTATAGAGCCAACACATGAAAGAGTTCTAGAGAAAAAAGCTCCTATCCAGGTAATAATCCCAAAAGCAAGAGTAGAGGATGAGGATTTCTTGTTCTCCATGAGACTTCGAGTAGGGGGCAAGCCTTCAGGATCAGCAATCATACTGTCTGGTGATGGAACGGCAACAGTCTCTCATTATTATCGAAATGCTACAAAGCTCTATCAATTTGACCTGCCTTATGATGCTGGAAAAGTTTTAGATGCTTCTGTTCTTCCTTCTTCGGATGATGTTGAAGAAGGGGCATGGGTTGTACTGACCGAGAAAGCAGGAATATGGGCAATACCTGAAAAGGCTGTTGTACTTGGTGGAGTTGAACCGCCTGAACGAAGCTTGTCACGTAAGGGGAGCTCAAATGAAGGATCTAcacaagaagaaagaagaaacctCACATTTGCGGCTGATATTGCTCCTAGAAGGGCAAGTTCTGAAGCATGGGATGCTGGAGAAAGACAAACTGGGGGTTTTACTGGGATTGCACGTCGAACTGGCCAAGATGAAGAATCAGAAGCTCTGCTGAGTCATCTTTTCCATGATTTTCTATCATCTGGGCAGGTTGATAGCTTGCTGGAAAAGCTAAAAATTTCTGGGGCATTTGAAAGGGATGGGGAAACAAATGTTTTTGCGCGGATGAGCAAATCAATTGTAGACACCTTAGCTAAACACTGGACAACAACCAGAGGTGCTGAGATTTTGGCTATGGCTGTGGTGTCTACCCAACTCATGGATAAGCAGCAGAAGCATACAAAATTTCTCCAGTTTCTTGCGTTATCCAAATGCCATGAGGAGCTGTGTTCTAGACAGA GATATTCCTTGCAAATTATCTTGGAACATGGTGAAAAGCTTGCTGGGATGATTCGACTGAGAGAACTGCAAAATGTGATTAGCCAGAACCGTTCAATTGGAGTTGGCTCCTCCCATTCTAGTGCAGAAATTCAAATGGCAGGTGCTCTTTGGGATCTTATTCAATTAGTTGGGGAGAGAGCTCGACGAAATACTGTTCTTCTGATGGACAGGGATAATGCTGAGGTGTTCTACAGTAAGGTTTCTGATCTTGAAGACATATTTTATTGCCTAGACAGACATCTTGATTATGTAATAAGTATAGAGCAGCCGCTTGGGATTCAGATCCAAAGAGCTTGTGAGCTCTCAAATGCTTGTGTTACTATAATTCATGAGGCCATGCACTACAGAAATGATAATCACTTGTGGTATCCACCACCTGAGCACTTAACACCGTGGTATTGTCAACCCGTAGTACGTAATGGGCTTTGGAGCATTGCTTCCTATATACTTCAGCTATTCAATGAAGCATCTGGAATTGATATGTCTGCAAAATCTGATTTATATACTCATCTGGAAGTACTGACTGAAGTTCTACTTGAGGCATATGCTGGTGCTGTCACAGCCAAGGTTGACCGTGGTGAAGGACACAAAGGTCTATTAGATGAGTATTGGAATAGGAGGGACACACTCCTTGATTCCCTTTATAAGCAGGTCGTAGATTATGTTGAAGGCAGGCATCAG GATCTAAATGAAGacgagaaaaaggaagaaatccTTCGGAAGCTTTCTTCACGTTTGCTGTCCATTGCAAAACGGCACGAATGCTACAGAGCTATGTGGAGAATATGCTGTGACCTCAATGATTCAGTCCTGCTTAGAAATCTTATG CATGAGAGCATGGGACCTAATGGAGGATTCAGTTACTTTGTCTTTAAACAACTGTATGAGCAGAGACAGTTTTCTAAGCTTTTAAGACTTGGGGAAGAGTTCCCAGAAGAGCTATCTATCTTTTTAAGACAGCATGAGGAGCTTCTTTGGCTTCATGAAGTGTTCCTAAATCAATTTTTGTCAGCTTCAGAAATTCTTCATATGCTAGCTCTCTCTCATGATGAGAGCTCTATTTCAGCCGCTGAAGTGGGGGCAGACCCTGAAAGTATGAATTTGGAACCAACATTGGCAGACAGAAAGCGCTTTTTAAATCTCTCAAAGATAGCTGCAAGGGCAG CACCAGGTAAGGATGCTGATTCTGAGACAAAGTTAAAGCGCATTGAGGctgatttgaaaattctgaaattGCAG GAAGAAATAATACAACTCCTCCCACCTGACAAAGAGAAGCAATATGTTGAAAGGTGTCTCCTCCATCCAGAAGAGCTTATTAAGCTGTGCCTCAAAGGTCAAAATGCAACGCTCTCCTTGTGTGCCTtcgatgtatttgcatggaccAGCTCCTCTTTTCGTAAGACCCACAGAAATCTTTTGGAGGAGTGCTGGAAGAATGCTGCTGATCAGGATGATTGGAATGAACTCTTTCAAGAATCTACAGCTCAAGGGTGGAGTGATGAGGAAACATTGCAGAATCTGAGGGAAACTGTGCTCTTCCAGGCTTCCAGTAGATGTTATGGACCCAATGCAGAAACTTTTGGAGAAGGGTTTGATGAAGTTTTGCCACTTAGACTAGAAAATGTGGAGCCTCCAGTTTTTAGGGATTCGGTTTCTTCAGTGGAGTCAATACTGATGCAGCATAAGGATTTCCCAGAGGCAGGCAAACTAATGCTGACTTCTATCATGTTGGGGAGTGTTCATGATGATACCAGACTAGAAGAGGGTCTTTCCCCAATGGAATAA